In Romeriopsis navalis LEGE 11480, the following are encoded in one genomic region:
- the dnaK gene encoding molecular chaperone DnaK yields MGRVVGIDLGTTNSVVSVMEGGKPVVIANAEGMRTTPSVVGFSKDKERLVGQLARRQSVLDPQNTFYAIKRFIGNRYDELTDESKQVPYTIRRGDRGNVKVKCPTMERDFAPEELAAMILRKLADEAGRYLGEPVTGAVITVPAYFNDAQRQATRDSGRISGLEVKRILNEPTAAALAYGLDRRENQTVLVFDLGGGTFDVSILDVSNGVFEVLATSGDTQLGGGDFDKKIVDWLAEEFQKTDEIDLRRDRQSLQRLIEAAEKAKIELSTLGVTDINLPFITATEEGPKHIETRLTQAKFEELCVDLISRLREPVKQAVRDAGLGPMDIDEVVLVGGGTRMPMVQDLVRSMLRVEPNQNVNPDEVVAIGAAVQAGILGGELKDILLLDVTPVSIGLETIGGLMKKLIPRNTTIPVRRTDVFSTSEDNQTSVEINVVQGERELANGNRSLGRFKLMGIPPSPRGIPQVQVSFDIDANGILQVTAMDRTTGREQSITIQGASTLSEDEVQSMVRSAQEFAETDRLRKEKIDKRNRSETLIVQSERQLREATLDFGMQFVSPYRSRIEPLIKRLRGSLESNNEREIDIAEADLRDALYDLQREIYDRNAEEKEDGSFFKAVKDFFLDEDDDFYYDNYGQGGYGYNRGSLDYGRGSIGSLPYAGGSPYNRPDPYASGNRDPYSQGGRDNYGQGGGYNQGGGRDSYGQGGRDPYSQGGGRDAYDQGGRDPYNQGNRDPYSQGVGRDNYGQDAGRGGYNDRPANPPARGGYDDRSGYDQGGNYNQGGGYNQGGGYDAPRSGGGRPNDYYDESPRNTRRQPDRPDYSRDNWDEEDDW; encoded by the coding sequence ATGGGTAGAGTCGTCGGAATCGACTTGGGAACAACCAACTCAGTGGTATCGGTAATGGAAGGCGGCAAACCCGTCGTCATTGCGAATGCTGAGGGAATGCGGACAACGCCATCGGTTGTTGGTTTTAGTAAAGATAAGGAACGCCTGGTGGGTCAACTGGCGCGGCGTCAGTCTGTCTTGGATCCGCAAAATACGTTCTATGCGATTAAACGCTTCATTGGTAATCGCTATGACGAGCTGACGGATGAATCGAAGCAGGTGCCCTACACAATCCGGCGGGGCGATCGCGGCAACGTCAAAGTTAAGTGCCCCACAATGGAGCGCGACTTTGCCCCGGAAGAATTAGCGGCGATGATTCTGCGCAAGCTGGCGGATGAAGCCGGTCGTTATCTCGGTGAACCTGTGACAGGTGCCGTGATTACCGTCCCCGCTTACTTTAATGATGCCCAACGGCAGGCCACGCGGGATTCCGGGCGGATTTCGGGCCTGGAAGTCAAACGCATTCTAAATGAGCCAACGGCAGCGGCTTTGGCCTATGGTCTCGATCGGCGAGAAAACCAGACCGTCTTAGTCTTTGATCTAGGTGGCGGTACCTTCGACGTCTCGATCCTCGATGTCAGCAATGGCGTGTTTGAAGTGCTAGCCACCAGCGGTGATACGCAGTTGGGTGGTGGTGACTTCGATAAGAAGATTGTCGATTGGTTAGCGGAAGAGTTCCAAAAGACTGATGAGATTGATCTGCGGCGCGATCGCCAGTCCTTGCAGCGATTAATCGAAGCCGCAGAGAAAGCCAAGATTGAGCTTTCGACCCTGGGTGTGACGGACATTAACCTGCCGTTTATCACTGCCACCGAGGAAGGGCCAAAGCATATTGAAACGCGGCTGACTCAAGCGAAGTTTGAAGAGCTGTGTGTGGATTTGATCAGCCGGTTGCGCGAACCCGTCAAACAGGCTGTGCGGGATGCGGGCCTGGGGCCGATGGACATTGATGAGGTCGTGCTAGTCGGTGGCGGCACCCGGATGCCGATGGTGCAGGACTTGGTGCGATCGATGCTGCGAGTCGAGCCAAATCAGAACGTCAACCCGGATGAAGTGGTGGCGATCGGTGCAGCGGTTCAAGCTGGGATTCTCGGCGGTGAGCTGAAGGATATTTTGCTGCTGGATGTGACGCCGGTTTCCATTGGTCTGGAGACGATCGGCGGTCTGATGAAGAAGTTGATTCCACGAAATACAACGATTCCAGTACGGCGGACCGATGTATTTTCGACCTCCGAGGACAATCAGACTTCGGTGGAAATCAACGTCGTCCAGGGTGAGCGCGAACTGGCAAATGGCAACCGTTCCCTCGGCAGGTTCAAGCTGATGGGTATTCCGCCTTCTCCCCGAGGCATTCCCCAGGTTCAGGTGTCCTTTGATATTGATGCGAATGGGATTTTGCAGGTGACGGCGATGGATCGCACCACAGGGCGCGAACAGAGCATCACGATTCAAGGTGCTTCGACCCTGAGTGAGGACGAAGTTCAAAGCATGGTGCGATCGGCCCAGGAATTTGCCGAGACCGATCGCCTGCGCAAAGAGAAGATCGACAAACGCAATCGTTCGGAGACCTTGATTGTCCAATCCGAACGGCAACTGCGGGAAGCGACTCTCGACTTTGGCATGCAGTTTGTTAGTCCGTATCGATCGCGGATTGAACCGTTGATCAAACGCTTGCGCGGTTCCCTTGAATCGAATAATGAACGAGAAATCGACATTGCCGAAGCTGATTTGCGGGATGCGCTATACGACTTGCAGCGGGAAATCTACGATCGTAATGCCGAAGAAAAAGAAGACGGCAGCTTCTTCAAGGCGGTGAAGGACTTCTTCTTGGATGAGGATGACGACTTCTACTACGACAACTATGGCCAAGGCGGTTACGGCTACAACCGAGGCTCCTTGGACTATGGCCGTGGCAGTATCGGCAGTTTGCCCTACGCAGGTGGTTCGCCCTATAACCGGCCCGATCCCTATGCCTCCGGCAATCGCGATCCCTATAGCCAAGGCGGTCGGGATAATTATGGCCAGGGTGGCGGTTATAACCAAGGCGGTGGCCGCGATAGCTATGGTCAAGGTGGGCGTGATCCTTACAGCCAAGGTGGTGGGCGCGATGCCTACGATCAAGGTGGGCGTGACCCTTACAACCAGGGCAATCGCGATCCCTACAGTCAGGGCGTTGGGCGTGATAACTATGGTCAAGATGCGGGTCGGGGTGGCTACAACGATCGTCCCGCAAATCCGCCAGCCCGCGGTGGCTACGACGATCGTAGCGGCTATGACCAAGGTGGTAATTACAATCAAGGCGGTGGTTACAACCAAGGTGGCGGCTATGATGCACCACGCTCCGGTGGTGGTCGGCCCAACGACTACTATGACGAATCTCCTCGCAATACCCGTCGTCAACCCGATCGTCCGGACTATAGCCGCGACAACTGGGATGAAGAAGATGATTGGTAG
- a CDS encoding retropepsin-like aspartic protease family protein, giving the protein MIRYPVQIYPVKRVGKLLYLNAAITGWNDDIALLRLLIDTGASYTVLPSPPLRTLGYDIENADKHRQIITASGIVNAPLVHVKCFNCLGIQLQNHPILIYDLPSTKQFDGILGMDFLAANRVSISTSDAEVYRPVT; this is encoded by the coding sequence ATGATTCGTTACCCCGTCCAGATTTACCCGGTAAAACGAGTCGGTAAACTGCTCTATCTCAATGCGGCAATCACTGGTTGGAACGACGATATTGCATTGTTGCGGTTGTTGATCGATACAGGTGCCAGTTATACAGTGCTGCCAAGTCCACCACTGCGAACTTTGGGGTATGACATCGAGAATGCCGACAAACATCGCCAGATCATTACAGCCAGTGGCATAGTCAATGCGCCGCTAGTTCATGTCAAATGCTTCAACTGTCTGGGTATTCAGCTCCAGAATCATCCCATTCTCATTTACGATTTGCCTTCCACCAAGCAATTTGATGGCATTTTGGGCATGGACTTCCTCGCCGCGAATCGTGTGTCCATTTCCACGAGTGATGCCGAAGTCTATCGGCCAGTTACCTGA
- a CDS encoding Rpn family recombination-promoting nuclease/putative transposase, protein MRRDSFFYKLFQQSPQLLFDLIPEPLRQPEGYQFDSVEVKETSFRI, encoded by the coding sequence ATGCGGCGGGATTCATTTTTTTACAAGCTGTTTCAACAGTCACCGCAATTGCTGTTTGACTTGATTCCCGAACCACTGCGTCAGCCTGAGGGATACCAATTTGATTCGGTGGAGGTAAAAGAGACGAGTTTTCGGATTTAA
- a CDS encoding DUF4351 domain-containing protein, which translates to MLVSELKQTRFYQDVFAEGAQQGFAEGNANLGLKQLHHRFGALPETVLDRVSALSVEQLEALGELLLDWRRVEELTDWLGRQM; encoded by the coding sequence ATGCTGGTTAGCGAATTGAAGCAAACACGGTTTTACCAAGATGTGTTTGCTGAGGGGGCGCAGCAAGGGTTTGCCGAGGGTAACGCTAATTTGGGTTTGAAGCAGCTGCATCATCGGTTTGGGGCATTGCCGGAGACTGTGCTGGATCGGGTGTCGGCGTTGTCGGTGGAGCAGTTGGAGGCTTTGGGGGAGTTGCTGCTGGATTGGCGGCGGGTTGAGGAGTTGACGGATTGGTTGGGGCGGCAGATGTAG
- a CDS encoding NACHT domain-containing protein — MGLQATPEGIKQAKVALTDLGITRKTLEARLSTTRERLGRFFRGQTIGDDLFVNICKALKLDWKTIAGIAGPLNPPILGDFEAGEGSAPPELGAGGLPEIHTLVQQTREAIRPLIQQQCGTMRVLDMEHPIKLTGANGIYTNVNILEKLTRLKSEQELLENCNLTAGLDRFLLGQVKAKCIPGLEAVENHRRLMVLGKPGAGKTTFLKYLAMQCITEGFSADAVPLFVTLKDFAEDQQQHGLVNYLAQLLEENQRTSIGTLSRSNPLEIIQHILRSGKAMVLLDGLDEVRQEDTTRVLREMRVTADHFPHSQFVITCRIAAKEYTFERFTEVEVADFDEQQIATFAENWFRARNDSPKAKRFIERLEENEPIQELASSPILLTLLCLVFGEGGDFPSNRADLYEEGVRTLLKKWDATRNINRDQIYKKLDVQRKEDLLSFVALQSFQQKEYFIKKRRLEGYIADFIGNLRDVDPDPESLRIDSEAVVRSIQAQHGLLVERARGIYSFSHLTFQEYFTAREIAGTNQIQPLLRNINEKRWREVFLLTVGMLRNADELLLAMQAAINQSLAKDPKLQDFMKWAKNKSESVQASYKDNSVRAYYFALARALDCDRDRALARALARALDRDRDLDRDRDLDLDLDLDLASALASALDLDRDLYRASDLYRDRDLYRASARALDLARELKRARTLDLARELKRQLQEVFDRLPDTSSKNRENFQAWWQTNGQQWTENLRQIMITHRNIGHDWQFNDDQNQLLQQYYDANLLLVECLNNDGCYVSRSVRQEIEDTLLLPMSEIEKYKREKGQSSQ; from the coding sequence ATGGGTTTACAAGCAACACCAGAAGGAATTAAACAAGCCAAAGTTGCTCTGACAGATTTGGGAATAACACGCAAAACATTGGAAGCGCGTCTAAGTACGACAAGAGAGCGCCTTGGAAGATTCTTTCGAGGACAGACAATTGGTGATGATTTATTTGTCAACATCTGCAAAGCCCTTAAACTTGACTGGAAAACTATTGCGGGAATTGCAGGCCCCCTAAATCCCCCAATTCTGGGGGACTTTGAAGCAGGCGAGGGTTCGGCTCCCCCAGAATTGGGGGCTGGGGGGCTTCCAGAAATCCATACGCTAGTCCAGCAAACCCGTGAGGCAATCCGTCCACTGATTCAGCAGCAGTGCGGCACGATGCGGGTACTGGATATGGAACACCCGATTAAGCTAACGGGCGCAAACGGCATCTATACCAATGTCAATATCCTGGAAAAGCTTACTCGATTGAAGAGTGAGCAGGAACTGCTGGAAAACTGTAACCTTACCGCTGGGTTAGACCGATTTCTACTGGGGCAGGTGAAAGCCAAATGCATACCAGGGCTAGAAGCTGTGGAGAATCACAGGCGACTCATGGTATTGGGGAAACCAGGAGCCGGGAAGACGACTTTTCTGAAATATCTGGCGATGCAGTGCATCACTGAGGGATTCTCTGCAGATGCTGTGCCGCTTTTTGTGACGTTGAAAGATTTCGCAGAAGATCAGCAACAGCATGGCTTAGTAAATTATCTAGCTCAATTGCTAGAAGAGAATCAAAGGACTTCTATTGGAACCTTGAGCAGAAGTAACCCTCTAGAAATCATCCAGCACATCCTAAGATCAGGCAAGGCGATGGTATTACTCGATGGGCTGGATGAAGTCCGGCAGGAAGACACCACGCGAGTCCTTCGCGAAATGCGTGTCACCGCAGACCATTTTCCTCACAGCCAATTTGTCATTACTTGCCGCATCGCAGCCAAAGAATACACTTTTGAACGATTCACCGAAGTCGAAGTCGCTGACTTTGACGAACAGCAGATTGCAACCTTTGCGGAAAACTGGTTTCGCGCAAGAAATGATTCCCCAAAAGCTAAGCGTTTCATTGAACGCTTAGAGGAAAACGAGCCGATTCAGGAATTGGCTAGTAGCCCGATTTTGCTGACATTGCTCTGTCTGGTTTTCGGGGAAGGCGGGGACTTTCCGAGCAATCGGGCTGACCTATACGAGGAAGGCGTCCGCACATTGCTGAAAAAGTGGGATGCGACACGGAATATTAATCGCGACCAAATTTACAAAAAACTCGATGTTCAGCGGAAGGAAGATCTCCTGAGCTTTGTGGCACTACAGTCGTTCCAGCAGAAGGAATACTTCATCAAAAAACGCCGACTCGAAGGCTACATCGCTGACTTTATCGGTAATCTGCGTGATGTCGATCCCGACCCAGAATCACTACGGATCGATAGCGAAGCCGTGGTCAGATCAATTCAGGCACAGCATGGACTGCTGGTCGAAAGGGCACGGGGGATTTATTCCTTTTCCCATCTCACGTTTCAAGAGTATTTCACCGCTAGGGAAATCGCAGGCACAAATCAAATTCAGCCTCTACTGCGCAACATCAACGAAAAACGCTGGCGCGAGGTCTTCTTGCTCACAGTTGGGATGCTCCGTAATGCGGATGAATTGCTGCTCGCCATGCAAGCCGCGATCAATCAATCTTTGGCTAAAGATCCCAAATTGCAGGACTTTATGAAGTGGGCAAAGAATAAATCCGAATCTGTTCAAGCATCATACAAAGATAATTCAGTTCGTGCATATTATTTCGCCCTCGCCCGCGCCCTCGACTGCGACCGCGACCGCGCCCTCGCCCGCGCCCTCGCCCGCGCCCTCGACCGCGACCGCGACCTCGACCGCGACCGCGACCTCGACCTCGACCTCGACCTCGACCTCGCCAGCGCCCTCGCCAGCGCCCTCGACCTCGACCGCGACCTCTACCGCGCCAGCGACCTCTACCGCGACCGCGACCTCTACCGCGCCAGCGCCCGCGCCCTCGACCTCGCCCGCGAACTAAAGCGCGCCCGCACCCTCGACCTCGCCCGCGAACTAAAGCGCCAGCTTCAGGAGGTCTTCGATCGACTTCCTGATACCTCCTCAAAAAACCGAGAAAACTTCCAAGCCTGGTGGCAAACCAACGGTCAACAATGGACCGAAAATCTGCGCCAAATCATGATCACCCACCGCAATATCGGCCACGACTGGCAATTCAACGACGACCAAAATCAACTGCTCCAGCAATACTACGATGCCAACCTCCTCCTCGTAGAATGCCTCAACAATGATGGATGCTACGTCAGCCGCAGCGTCCGCCAAGAAATCGAAGACACATTGCTGCTGCCCATGTCAGAAATCGAGAAATATAAGCGGGAGAAAGGACAGAGTTCTCAGTAG
- a CDS encoding 2-hydroxyacid dehydrogenase, with protein sequence MKIAVFSTKPYDRQFFDAANQTYNYDLTFFETKLTQQTASLAQGFTTVCIFVNDEPDDITLEILARNGTRILALRCAGFNNVDLAKAAALDLQVVRVPAYSPYAVAEHTFGLILTLNRKIHRAHNRVREGNFALEGLLGYDLHNRTIGIIGTGRIGQIVAQIANGFGLEILAYDLHENADLTAIGVKYVPLDQLLTQSHIITLHCPLTPDSHHLIDDAAITNMKQGVMLVNTSRGGLIDTQAVIKGLKSEKIGALALDVYEQESDLFFEDLSDRIIQDDIFQRLTTFPNVLITAHQAFFTEDAMQNIAETTLANINDLDNDRICPNLVQLPATS encoded by the coding sequence ATGAAAATCGCCGTCTTTAGCACCAAACCCTACGATCGGCAATTCTTCGACGCCGCGAATCAAACCTATAACTACGACCTCACCTTCTTCGAAACCAAACTCACCCAACAAACCGCCAGCCTCGCCCAAGGCTTCACCACCGTCTGCATCTTCGTCAACGACGAACCCGACGACATCACCCTCGAAATCCTCGCCCGCAACGGCACCCGCATCCTCGCCCTGCGCTGCGCCGGATTCAACAACGTCGATCTCGCCAAAGCCGCCGCCCTCGACCTCCAAGTCGTCCGCGTCCCCGCCTACTCCCCCTACGCCGTCGCCGAACATACCTTCGGCCTCATCCTCACCCTCAACCGCAAAATCCACCGCGCCCACAATCGCGTCCGGGAAGGCAACTTTGCCCTCGAAGGCTTACTTGGCTACGACCTCCACAACCGAACGATCGGCATCATCGGCACCGGTCGCATTGGTCAAATCGTCGCCCAGATCGCCAACGGCTTCGGCCTCGAAATCCTCGCCTACGACCTCCACGAAAACGCTGACTTAACCGCGATCGGCGTCAAATACGTCCCCCTCGATCAACTCCTGACCCAATCGCACATCATCACTCTGCACTGTCCCCTCACCCCCGACAGCCATCACCTGATTGATGACGCCGCGATCACAAACATGAAACAAGGCGTCATGCTCGTCAACACCAGTCGCGGTGGCCTGATCGACACCCAAGCAGTGATTAAAGGCTTGAAATCCGAAAAAATTGGCGCCCTCGCCCTCGATGTCTACGAACAGGAATCGGACTTATTCTTTGAAGACCTGTCCGATCGCATCATCCAAGACGATATATTCCAGCGACTCACCACCTTCCCCAACGTCCTCATCACCGCCCACCAAGCCTTCTTCACCGAAGACGCGATGCAAAATATCGCCGAAACCACCCTCGCCAATATCAACGACTTAGACAACGATCGAATCTGCCCCAATCTCGTGCAACTACCGGCAACATCTTAA